The Rosa chinensis cultivar Old Blush chromosome 7, RchiOBHm-V2, whole genome shotgun sequence DNA segment tctcccaaaattaattgttgtttaacaaaggaaacaaaaattaaagaaaataaagcttaggaaatcaattacaaaaaatagataagttgtatgttatagactaaagagaaacatatttaaaaaatagaaaaaatagaaaattattagggcttaaagggccgggccgggccatagggtagggccgggcttcatttgcatgacccttaccctaccctatttgagaaagggtagggccgggtagggcttcGGCCCTATGGGCCGGGCGGACTAAATGATGAGGTCTAGCTTGGATGTTGATCTACGGGATCCATGCCTTGGTCGGATCCCACAATGGCTCGTGGGCCTACTACGAGGGTGTTATTTATGCTTGATGAGATGGCAAATTAGACATCCTAGTGGATGTATGTACAACTCCCCGAAGTCCCTAAGAAAGAGGAGCCTCTTGGTTAGAAAGTTATAAatatgatgtcatcaagcataagtgacATCCAGGCGGCGCCCTGCCCCTATAAGTCTGAAAATGAGGACGTTCTGGGTCCCAAATACATATCCAAATCCGACCAGAATCCAAAATCAAGTTTGCCAAATCAGACATGACAAAGGTCCAGGCCCATTGGAATCTGTTTTGGGCACCCTAGCACCAACCCATCTGTGGGCACCCGAATGGCTGGGTATCCTTCCTGATTCGTATTGCCGTCCCACCGAGCTACTCTGCCACCCCGCTGCCAAAGACCGGCTGAGATCGGGCCGAGAATCCCATTGCAACCCAAAAGCTCTATCGCGAATCCACCTACCATTGCCCAAAGGGCCTAACCATAGTACCAACTACTGCACCCAAGAACCAAGAAACTGCCGCCTACGAGGATTGAATCGTAGAGCCACTATCCACTGCCGGAGCAAAGCAACGACATCCAGAAGCCGAAGGGAGTGAATCTTGATCTCAATACCTCTGCCCAATCGCCACCAATCTCTAGAACCCGGATCCCATGTATGGTTTGGATCCACCAGACCATCGCGCTGTAGTCCATTACCAACGCTGAAGCAGAGATCAGCACCAGCACAGACAAAACCCGAAGAGAGTGAATCCCATCGCCAAAACGACGGGTTATGGTACAACAACCGTATGGTTGGAAAGGAGAGATCCACGAGACTAGAGGACTCGCCAGCCAAGGACCATGAACACCATTGGCACAGGCCAAGGAAACCAGTCGGTaaaaccctagggttagccGCCGCAAGGAGGAGATAGCGAGAGCtctcatattttttattttcaaattataatttttttattcaaagtTATCACTACTTGAAATGTATCATTCAAAGAAACATTTGGTATTGCATAATTGTCATCTGGATCTTGATTCTCTTCGATAGATAACCTAATCAAATTAGACTATGttatataattctttttttttttttttgagtggaagacgttaatagaaccaacacacacacccatgcagtgtatcccagcatagccagactaatcactgcaccgcagacgcacgaaccattgggtgttttaactaacccaggtccctcaaatctgctggccacaaatctgctggccacggcATAGCCACATTAGTTAATGAAATTCTGTGATAGGTTGGTCTTTCTGCTACATCAGCTGCCACGTAAGGTATTATGCAAGTGGTACCCAAAAGGTGATTCGCCTATCATTACTCTAGATGAAAGTGTaagcaaaacacaaaaaaaatcaaaggattaaattcagtttacacCCCTGAGGTATGGGGgtaacttcatgttagtccatgtGGTTTCAATTTAATTAGAAACACCCTTGAGCTTTCTAATTTCAGTCAGCCTTCTCCAATTTCTCATGCTCCATCCAAATTGAACATTAACTCTGATGATGGGACCCATTTAAggggctaaaattgtcattttaataaaataaaattaaaagaactctcgaaaaaaatatatcttcttcttccttcaatctcacTCTGAcgtccctctctcttctcttctttctaCTGCCGCTTGAACGAAATTGGCTCCGATGCTATTTGAGGAGCTCTTCCTCGTCCACCTCCTCCTGGTTCTGCTATGGTACAATCACCGGAGATAGCAGCTTCTACTCTCACTATCCTCAAATATCAATGACAAAAATGACGATGTTTCGATCAACGACACGTCGGCTGTTGGCTGCATCATGAGTTTGAAAATATATgcaaatttgtgtgatgttacctACTCTCAAaattaggaggtcaagttttagtaaaggggaaaagtaagagtatcgtactcaagggattgagtaactctaccctaagcTAGATTACCAcgaaaataaacctagaaaataTATGCAAAGTATACCTTTTTACAAGTTCAATAGGTTTGGCCCTTTGGAAGCCTAACTACCAAATAGTGATATTAACAATGGATAATAGTGAATCAgcttttgaattaattttaactatattaaaattaaagtgcaAATAAAGCAAATTAAACTAACAAAGTGTAAGAGATTTGATCAAATGAGATGAAAGGGATTACAAGCATCACACCTAACCTCCTTCGTGCAAATTCTAAGGAACCAAATCTAACATGCTCATGCCAAGATGGAATCCCCCTCGGTTCTCTTGATTATTGAGTAACCAAGACACAATTATACTAGAGACTATATTTAAGCTACCCCTTGATTATCGGAAATAACTCTCCTACAAACCTTTTAGTTTCTACCAATTCCTTGATTATCGGATACAAGTAGACCTATGCAGATACAAGCTAAAATTCTTTGATTATCAGAAACCTAACCCACACCCACATGATAAGCCCAATTGTAAGGAACTCAAGCAACCTTATTTGATTATCACAAGATTACCATTTCTACATTTGCAACATGCTTTGGTTTACTAAGTTTGTCAAGCCTATCATACTTCCACGAAATTATCAACACTTAAAAACCTTAGGTGACAAATCTAAGAGGAATAAATAATGAACAATTAAACTAGCAAAGTAGAAATTCATGGCATGATCCATGTTAAATTTAACTACATAGTTTGTACACAAATTCGGCTAGggctaaaccctagccccaaaattattctactcacaactcatagttccataaattaaagccataaacttgtaaagcatcaagtaaagagagaaaatagtagATAAAGGAAGGAATACCCACGGGTTTGGTtccaaaaagaaccaaaccATACCTCTAAGAACACTTTCTACCCTCCAAGATGCAAAATAAAGTGAGAAATGCTTCCTAGCATGGtatttttggtttctaataAGAGAAAGGAACCAAAAAACACCATACAATCAGGGCCGGCCTTGCCCAAGGGCGGGCTTGGCGACGGCCCAGGGCCTAAGTGAGAGGGGggcacagtttttttttttttttttttaaataaggttatatatatatgaaaaaaaattatatatagtaTATGTCGACggtaaaccaaaaaaaaaaaaattgctttgttCCCAAACGCAGTGTCTTCTTTTCTCCTCTCCTCACTTCGAAATGGTTTTCTCTTCTCCTCACTTTGAGAATTGTACACACAATTATAGCAGACGAATTTCAAGAGTCTCTTAACTCTCTCTAAAactttaaaaacaaacaaatttctcttgaaatattggggtttcaatggttattcaatcaagcaatttattttcatcatctgtcacctcctctcaatctttctctcctatatttttctcttcttctacgGTGATCAGACACAATTTTTGGCATTCCATCGATTCAAGCTGCAATAGAGATCGATCAAAATAGGTATAGTTAAATTGGGTGTTctttaaattattattattattttttatgttgggtgttcttcaatttttaaattcgttgaaattttggacattaTAAGTTCTATTACTGGCATTTTGTGGTATTTGTTGATTATTCTAACAActattataaatttttgtgCCTGTAATCTCAAAATCTCGACTATACTGTCACCGCTGATGTTCAATTTGCAGCTTTCAACATCCTTAGTCAGTTAGTTACAGGTTCAATCTATACTGAACACTAGAAGATcgcctttttttttcccctacaatggaattttttttttctttatttatttatttattttttgctctctttctctACAAACATAGCATCTTTAGATGCATTAATTGGAAGTCAGAAGTTGCAGGTTGATATGTTGATGCATATGTCTTTACAATTGCTACATCGCAATCCTTGTTTTATTGTTCTGTGCTCGAATTTTTATCGTTTAAAGTTGTACTGTTTtacatatgaatatatatatatatatatatatatatatatgggtagttaggcaccaaatttttttttgcccgGGGCATCAAAAACCTCAAGACCGGCCCTGCATACAATTCCACAAAGTCTCTTAGAAGTACGATGAGCAAGACTTGAATATATGAAACTAGagttgtgattgatcaaaagtgTATAGATACTTCTGTTTTAGtaaggaaaaaccaagaacccaagaagCTATACACCTATCTCTACACAAAATTAAGAAACTATGAACTAAAGCTATGAAACTAAGAGAAATGTGTGAAGAGATGTGTGAGAGAGTGAAAGGAGGACATGAAAAACGTCCACAATGAGGGGAGGGTGTTTTTATAGGCCAagagtgatgaatggagggtggagatcaaaagaaatgaaaggctaGATGTAAagaacaaatgtgtaagcacaaaatgtggatctagtcaATCTTTAACTCCACATGAAAATGACTTAGAAAGCCCAtcgatattttggtggaggagataaAGTAAGGGTAGGAGGGTCAttgggagacaaaggtgtaaaaTGTAAGAGGGGaaccacttgtcatctttcaaattttgaatttcaaaataaccgaTACCTAAAGTCTTCCTATATAAACTCTCTAATCCTACTCAAAAGCTGTTCCATGCCCTCCACACATGTCCTTGGCCAGAAATGGTCAGAATCTGGCGTTGACCtccgttgacccattttttgtccttttgcgcactttcttctcatttttccttcaattgaatctccaccgagacTTCAAAATTGgccttcaacttcttcataccaaatgttcttCGATAAGTGTAAATCatcttggtaaaatttcaggGCTTAGTTCACAATGGTTTGGCCAGAAATTTTgccggaatccgtacaggtccggttttgcagttttcatcttttaggCAGAAACTTGGACCTATCttttgaaggtcttccactcTAAAATAGCTCTTataatattcataaataatgatccttgggatgtctagaatgaatttggaaagttttagctcatttggagttTGTTTGGTCAGGCTGCCActcctccttccttgtctagctTGCTTTctctagccggagtaggaaaatgtgctaaggttgactttttagtgcatttccatgcttctccatcatttcctagcatgataaggaaaccATAAGAAATAcgtataaataaacacaaatgttcagcaaaagtgcaagattagggaaataattactaggtaattatagACCTAACATCGGCTGTGTTTTTGGGGTCAAATTTGCTGTCCAAGATGAGCAGAAACCAGACGGTGGGCTAAAGAGCTCAAGACTAGCTACGAGAGGGTTTTAAAATgagaattttagggttttcagtgAGTATTTCATGGAGGTTTTGGAGAATAAAGATGAAAGAAGATTGATTGATCCACCGACTATGGTGTTGGAATTGAGTGAGGGAAGTGATGAATTCAGGTATGATGATCGGAGCACCGAAGAAGATGAAGTCGGATTTGAAAATGGACGATACAATGTAATCAATTCTTACTCTTTCaagctttttgttattttttttgagaTTGTTGGTTTGTGTTGAATGAGCTTAAAGATGGTGActtttttcatttcttgttCTGGGTTTCGGCCTTTTTCTTTGTCGTGCATGTGAACTAGCTCTTGCTACTCTTAGGACGCCATCACTTTTCTCCAACATTGATGGGTATTGAATGATTTTTGATATTTGTTGGGCATGGTCAATCTgcaaaataaaatttgaccatTGAGGAATCAGAGATTCAGAGGAACATATTTGTTGGGCATGGTCAATCTGTAAACCCAAATCTGTAGATTTTCAGCATTGGGGGATCAACAATTAAGAGGAACAAAAAGAATATGAGTTTTTTgttgtggatttttttttgtcatgaaaTGACCATTAGCCCTTAAAGTATCCCTTATTGTTAGAGTTAACGTTTAATTTGGACGAAGCCTGAGAAATTGGGCACGGCTAACTGAATTGGAAAGCTCAGGGGTgtttctgattaaattgagaccacatggactaacatgaagttacCTCAGGatggtaaactgaatttaatccaaaatcaaaattaTGTAGTCTAAGcactctcagacaacagaatggATTCTAATAACATTGTTTTTTGTAACACGTGTATGTTGACTGTTGTCCAGATTCATTTCCACAACATTTATCTATCAATTTAAGTTATAAGAAACAACATATAGTCACCAAATCTTCAAAGTTTagtatattcagacgacagttttttatGATACCTCTATGGTTTGAAGTGATTCAAGCAACAGAGATTCTCCGTCGTTTGAATGGGCTAAGAGACGGCAGCCACCTACACAACAGAAATTTACCCATTCACATGATAAAAAATGGCCCTCGTTTGAAGCATTTGTTGGCATAGTCTAGTTATAACGTCTGAATTTTTTCAAGAATTAATTAGAATTTACTCCTGAAAAAATAGGGTGATTTTTAACttcatacccaactttcaaatttTGTCATTTACATACCCAAAAGTTATCCATTACACAATTTCAGACAGGGATTAAATactctgttaaaaaaaaatattttttgtgCTGATATGGAGAGTTAACTAATGATGTGGCTATTATCTTATGACATGACAGACACTTAGCCCCACACAAAAGTGCCACATGGAAAAAatcttaaaataaaaactttgtGTTACTTGTCTCAACTTGCAGCATACAAGTCCTTgtccttgattctctcttcttcaatgagagaaaaagaaagaaattgaataaaaaacaACAATGTAAAATCAAGATCTATAACTTCCCTAATTTCCAACAAATTCATCACCCACTCCTCTTCttaccatcatcatcttctcctCTTCAGCCTAAGTTACTGCAATATAGAGAAAAAATTTTGTAGGGCAGCTGTGCCACATGTCTGGTTCGGCTGACCAATCAGTGTACATGCAGGGGGTGTTTTGAGTGTTTTTGGTATTTTACTTTAATTAAGTAGAAGTAGTTTTGGAATACAATTAaattttctaggttttatttGGGTAGCCGTATCTGAGACGTGACATGACTGCAGTATGTAAGCCTTTGTCTAGGATTTTTATCCTTGTGGCATGCTTGTCATCAAATTATGGACCAAGTAAGGCTAAATCAGAAGATAATCAAGTCAACACataacagatttttatttaaaGGAATTGTTAACCCGGGTATGAAATCGTCTTACAgattaaagattaaagttcgcGTATGCAAAACTGCAAATGACAaaatttgaaagttgggtatgaaattgaaaatcatcCCTTAATTGTAATTAGTCCTTTTTCCAATCTACAGAAGTAATTAacaatgctttttttttttttgaaaggagtaATTAACCATGCTTTAACTCTATAAAATTGGTACGCAGCACATTCTGTTTCCCTCACCATCCTCTATGAATAtcatttgagagagagagaaagagagagagagagagagagagagagaaatggctTCCGAAGCGTCAGAGAAGCCACATGCTGTTTGCATACCATACCCAGCTCAAGGTCACATAAACCCAATGCTAAAATTGGCTAAACTCCTTCACTACAAAGGGTTTCATATAACCTTTGTCAACACAGTCTACAACCATGATCGCCTGCTTAAATCCCGAGGCCCCAAATCCCTTGATGGACTTCCTTCCTTTAGGTTCAAGACAATTCCGGATGGCCTCCCTCCCACTGATGTCAATGCCACCCAGCACATACCATCCCTATGTTATTCCACTAGTAAAAACTGCTTAGCACCCTTCAGAAGCCTTCTTTCAGAACTCAATTCTTTGCCGAACTCCCCTCCTGTTACTTGCATAGTTGCTGATGGTGGCATGACCTTCACTCTTGATGTAGCCCAAGAGCTTGGCCTTCCGGAAGTTCTCCTCGAGACACAAAGTGCTTGTGGCTTCTTGTGCTACCTTCACTATGCCCATCTCATTGAAAAGGGTCTTACTCCCCTTAAAGGTATGGATCATCACTATTTTGGAAACACCTACTCTGTCCTAAACATGTAGAGTACTACAAGGTTAACTTCACCGTGTTTCTTTGATCTGCAGATGCCAGTTATTTGACAAATGGCTATTTGGACACTGTGATAGATTGGATACCGGGCATTAGAAGTATCCGTTTGAAGGACATACCGACCTTCATTAGAACCACAGACCCAGATGACATCATGTTGAAATATCTCGTGGTTGAGATGGAAAGAGCTCAGAGAGCGTCTGCTATCGTTATTAACACATTCGATGCGTTGGACCATGATGTTTTGGAAGCACTTTCAAGATTGCTACCACCTGTTTACTCCATTGGATCTCTACACCTACAACTCAATCAGATCCCAGCAGATAACGATTTGAAGTCAATTGGGTCAAACCTATGGAGAGAAGAACCAGAGTGTCTCGAATGGCTCGACTCCAAATCACCTAATTCTGTGATTTACGTAAACTTTGGAAGTATCACAGTGATGAAAGACGTGCAGCTGATTGAGTTTGCTTGGGGTCTTGCAAATAGCAACATAACCTTTTTGTGGGTAATTAGGCCTGATCTTGTTGCTGGGGAATTAGCAGTGCTTCCTCTCGAGTTTGTGGAAGAGACCAAGGGAAGGAGTATGTTGGCGAGTTGGTGCTCTCAAGAACAAGTGTTGAACCACCCAGCTGTAGGAGGGTTCTTGACACACAGTGGATGGAACTCTACGATAGAAAGTGTGTGCGCTGGAGTTCCCATGATATGCTGGCCCTTCTTTGCTGACCAACAAACAAATTGTAGGTTCTGTTGCAAAGAATGGGGTATAGGCATGGAGATAGATGGTGATGTTAAAAGGAATTACATAGAAGGCCTTGCGAGAAAGTTAATGGAAGGAAAGGAAGGCAAAGAGATGAGGAAGAAAGCCTTGGAATGGAAGAAATTGGCAGAGGAGGCCACCACAGCTCCCAATGGTTCGTCTTTCCTGAATTTGGACGAGTTGGTCAACCAGAAACTTCTTTCTCCTAAAAATTAGATTTGATTAAAATCTTCATGGATGTTTGTATTTGGATAATCTGAATAATTATTATTGTTCCGTGTTAGTATTGCTTATTGTAATACATTGAGTAATAAAATGTAGTGCCAAAGTTTTGCTCTCACTGTTCTTCACAATTCCCTGTTGTTCTAAAGATGATTGTTGGATATCACTATGTACTACAGGTGCAGATGGATCGATGAACTTTATGCCTCGTGTTGTATTTCCAACAGCTAATGTCATTCGACTCAATTTCATTGATTACATTTTTTCTATCATAGTATTTTAGCCTGTTGTATTATTTTCATcaattttatttggtttcatTCGCAAAATTAGAGGTTTGATGAGCTATTGTTGACCTATGGATCCAACTCTGAACAATTTAAGACTCAGAAAGGAGTTTAAGAGAACTAAAATGACACTCACCAGTCACCACCATAACACCAATGTTTATAAACAGTGATAAAATATGGTCTTCAGGACTGTCCCCATTGCCTGCAACCTTCATATTTAGTTTGTTAACTTTGTTTCATCATTCATTTGGAGTAGTACGTGGCTACAAAAAACTTTGCTGTCCCATTGAATGCACGGATCCCACTCATTTACACCAATATGTCTAACAAAAAGTTGATGAGATTTGATGGCCTTCACCAAGATAGTTGCACCTGCTTTTCCTTCCTCATTTCCCTTTAAAATCCTCTGGTTCGTTCATTATTACACTGGAGGCGAGAAGAAGCTGACAATTACAAACAATAGAACCCAACAAAACAACGTTCCAACAAAcacgtttattttatttttttattatttcaaaaataaaaaataaaaatcattagCCCATCCACCCTTATATACGTAAGTGAAAATGGAACTCATAACCTTTACAGTGTTAGATTTATAACTCACTAACATGTCACAGCTCACGGGCAAAAGTAgattaattttgttaaatatactattattttatattaaaattttaaaatgacaaataactgaaacaagaaaaaatcaaatccaAAGACTATCTATCAAAACATCTTCGTGCCCTCTTTTCCAGATCaaaatcaaagaaacaaaaaatcaaaccaTCCTCCTCCTATATTCTTCCATTCCCttaatcatttttcttcttcccttcCCTAGCTTAATCATTTTTCTTCCTTTCGCCTTAAGATAGAGACAATTATAGATGTAGAAAATCTAACATGACTTTGATGCTGAGGAAAGGATCGAGGTGATCAAATTTTATTTGGATTCAAAACAAGTCAGTAACTAACCCAGAAAGTCAATAACTTCAAATGTTCATTAATTTATTAGTTCTTTTAACTAAACCGGATCAAAGTCATTTACtcactctaattttttttttttcataagggTGGGTGCAGCTCCCTTCAAGCCTTAATTAAAAAAACCGCATAATACATAGGGGGACATAGTGCCTAAACCCTGGATTATAAAATGAATCAAGAACTTCCTGAGATAATAACAAGAGTCTCAACTAAAATGTCCAATATATTCTAgcaagcaccaactagcgaaAAGTGTTCTACAGGCTACTCCTTTCGCTATACAATTGTGGtaacataccggaaagataactctataaggaagaagcatcattaccaATACCAATGGCTTCTCGAATATGAATATTGTATAGATATGAATGGATCAGTAATATAATCCTGAATAAATGTCAAGTAGTTGGTGCAGATACTAATAAAATAACAATGGATGAGAATGAATTATATTAGGAAGACATTTATAATAGGCTGGGCAACTACTTGATTAAGCTTGGCATTTGATACAATATTCATATAGTTAGAATTTTAATCTGTGTTCATTCTGTTAGTTTCTCATGGTGATTTGGGCATATTGTGCAGGCTAATTACAGGAGCATCAATGATCCCAGGGAGGAGATTGAAGCTCGCAAAATCAGGATGATCCACTCTTGCAACTCCTTATTGTGATGTGAAGCTAACAATGAGCCTTCGCTCTTCGCTCTCTGTTTCTCTtcacttttttcaattttttggctAAGTTGTACATGTGATTGAATCAGAGTTTTGTTTAGCTGAATCTGAGCATAACTGAAGCTTTGTTTGGCTAATTTTATGCCTAATCCAAGTTATCTGCCTATGTTAGTTCTGTTTGACTGATTTCTACGTTTAAGTTCTGTACCTATTTATTATTAcacagtgatagtagcttttctatatctatgttagtatcttttcaagctAATGTCAGTATCTTCTGTTTTCATTTTAATGGATTTTAAGTCAGTAGCTCTCTATAACTGCTATAGTGATTTTTCAACACAGTCATAGTAGCTTTGTATGTCTATGTTGgtatcttttcaagctgatgtCAGAAGCTGGTGTCAAGCATGATTCTCAAtgaaattcaaattttttttttttgtgatttcgtatcagagtaacttttgttactagtgacagtagtttttgttgcaaGCCTTCGACATTGTAAATTTATAATTGCTTTAATGTttcatagtagtttttgtgttgGTTGGTAATAGCCTTTTCAGTCggtgatagtagttttgttAGTCTCTGGTAGTAGTTTTTTCAATCTTGcgaatagatttttttttgtgtggtagtagtttttggtgttgctGTGAGTAGCTTTTAGTGATGGTTaaagtagtttttggtgttggtgagagtagattttttgatattggtgagagtagtttttgttgctggtgatagtagcttttgtttatGGTGATAgttgtttttgttgctggtgacagtaacttttgtttcttatgttggTGAAAgcagtttttgttgttggtgggaGTAGTATTTAGTGTTgctgagagtagtttttgttgctaatgacagtaacttttgttgctgatgacagtagtttttgtgacctcgccggagaactcatcaaagtagcttttgttgctggtgacagtaatatttgttgttggtgagagtagcttttaatgttggtgacagtagcttttgtgacctcacatAAGATTGCTGGAAATTTTatcagagtagtttttgttgctggtgacagtagcttttgtgactttgccagaggttgccggaaatctcaccaaagTAGCTTTTTTTCTactgacagtagcttttgtagtcgcctgaagttggccggagttgaccagagacctcgccggagaggagagagagaatgattgttgactttttactctagtggcatttctgtaaatatgttagtttttatatccaaaatataacaccatttttaatctagtggccttatggctaaaaaaacattcaaagatgtACTTACATTAATTAACCCTAAATATGAGGGAATCTAGTAGTACCTAGATTTATCCATCTGTTAGCTATTTTAATGCCTCCGTCAATTATTCTGTTAAAGTATGGGTAAAATTGTAAATATTTAatatattaaattttgtttaagtaaatctctattttgtgtttggcccaaactctaggttacttgacccagtggtaatagggttacattagaaggatatagattcatattcaatgtaCGGTTACTTTCCTGTATGATTTAGAttatatgcattgtaatcctctatataaataggcccctattatcaatgcgaacacacagcgattttctctcaatttctgattccctaaaacacgttatcatcACGGAGGCCTAACCCTAGCCTTAAAAACCCTAAAGGCCGAAAAAAATACTTCACCGGATTAGCCTCGCCGGTGCTACCACCTTCCCCGCAATGTCCTCGCTGCCTCGCTACATCCCCTCAGCATCCTTGCGGCATCCTCGCAGCGGCCCTTGCAACGACCCAGCAGTTTCCCTGCACAACCCAGCCACCAACTTTGGCCACCAGATTCTGgcaacttt contains these protein-coding regions:
- the LOC112175826 gene encoding 7-deoxyloganetin glucosyltransferase, producing the protein MASEASEKPHAVCIPYPAQGHINPMLKLAKLLHYKGFHITFVNTVYNHDRLLKSRGPKSLDGLPSFRFKTIPDGLPPTDVNATQHIPSLCYSTSKNCLAPFRSLLSELNSLPNSPPVTCIVADGGMTFTLDVAQELGLPEVLLETQSACGFLCYLHYAHLIEKGLTPLKDASYLTNGYLDTVIDWIPGIRSIRLKDIPTFIRTTDPDDIMLKYLVVEMERAQRASAIVINTFDALDHDVLEALSRLLPPVYSIGSLHLQLNQIPADNDLKSIGSNLWREEPECLEWLDSKSPNSVIYVNFGSITVMKDVQLIEFAWGLANSNITFLWVIRPDLVAGELAVLPLEFVEETKGRSMLASWCSQEQVLNHPAVGGFLTHSGWNSTIESVCAGVPMICWPFFADQQTNCRFCCKEWGIGMEIDGDVKRNYIEGLARKLMEGKEGKEMRKKALEWKKLAEEATTAPNGSSFLNLDELVNQKLLSPKN